Proteins encoded by one window of Macaca fascicularis isolate 582-1 chromosome 10, T2T-MFA8v1.1:
- the LOC102138723 gene encoding signal-regulatory protein gamma yields MPVPASWSHPPGPFLLLTLLLGFTEVAGEEELQMIQPEKLLLVAVGESATLNCTVTSLLPVGPVLWFRGVGPGRELIYNKKEGHFPRVTTVSDLTKRNNMDFSIRISSITPADAGTYYCVKFRKGSPENVEFKSGPGTEMALRAKPSAPVVSGPAARATPEHTVSFTCKSHGFSPRDITLKWFKNGNELSDFQTNVDPAGQSVSYSIRSTARVVLAPWDVRSQVTCEVAHVTLQGDPLRGTANLSEAIRVPPTLEVTQQPMRAGNQVNITYQVRNFYPQNLQLTWLENGNVCRTETASTLTENKDGTYNWTSWLLVNTSDQRDDVVLTCQVKHDGQLAVNKSLVLEVSAHQKDQSSDATHGPASSLTVLLLIAVLLGPIYVPWKQKS; encoded by the exons AtgcctgtcccagcctcctggtCCCATCCTCCTGGTCCTTTCCTGCTTCTGACTCtactgctgggatttacag AAGTGGCAGGTGAAGAGGAGCTACAGATGATTCAGCCTGAGAAGCTCCTGTTGGTCGCAGTTGGAGAGTCGGCCACTCTGAACTGCACTGTGACCTCCCTGCTTCCCGTGGGACCTGTCCTGTGGTTCAGAGGAGTTGGACCAGGCCGAGAATTAAtctacaataaaaaagaaggcCACTTCCCCCGGGTAACAACTGTTTCAGACCtcacaaaaagaaacaacatggACTTTTCCATCCGCATCAGTAGCATCACCCCAGCAGATGCCGGCACCTACTACTGTGTGAAGTTTCGAAAAGGGAGCCCTGAGAACGTGGAGTTTAAGTCTGGACCGGGCACTGAGATGGCTTTGCGTG CCAAACCCTCTGCCCCAGTGGTATCGGGCCCTGCGGCGAGGGCCACACCTGAGCACACAGTGAGCTTCACCTGCAAGTCCCACGGCTTCTCCCCCAGAGACATCACCCTGAAATGGTTCAAAAATGGGAACGAGCTCTCAGACTTCCAGACCAACGTGGACCCCGCAGGACAGAGTGTGTCCTACAGCATCCGCAGCACAGCCAGGGTGGTTCTGGCCCCCTGGGACGTTCGCTCTCAGGTCACGTGTGAGGTGGCCCACGTCACCTTGCAGGGGGACCCTCTTCGTGGGACTGCAAACTTGTCTGAGGCCATCCGAG TTCCACCCACCTTGGAGGTTACTCAACAGCCCATGAGGGCAGGGAACCAGGTAAACATCACCTACCAGGTGAGGAATTTCTACCCCCAGAATTTACAGTTGACCTGGCTGGAGAATGGAAACGTGTGCCGGACAGAAACGGCCTCGACCCTTACAGAGAACAAGGATGGTACCTACAACTGGACAAGCTGGCTCCTGGTGAACACATCTGACCAAAGGGATGATGTGGTCCTCACTTGCCAGGTGAAGCATGATGGACAGCTGGCGGTCAACAAAAGCCTTGTCCTGGAGGTCTCAGCCCACCAGAAGGACCAGAGCTCAGATGCCACCCATG GCCCGGCATCATCTCTTACTGTGCTGCTCCTCATAGCTGTCCTCCTGGGCCCCATCTACGTCCCCTGGAAGCAGAAGAGCTGA